Genomic segment of Steroidobacter denitrificans:
CGTGAACTCCGGAAAGGCACCCCGGATCGACTCGTGCAGACGGAGGATGTCGACCACTTCGCATGCACACCGCTGGTTGAGCGGCGCGCTTTCCAGGGTGGCACAGTCGATCTCGCAGCCTGTCTGTCCAACTATTATCGGAGTCCGCGGTTCAACCACAACAGGGATTGTTCTGTTGGATCGGTGGACATGGCACTGTTCCGAACGAGCAGAACACACAGCAGTCGCCTTGATGCGGACGCAAAACCGCTCCACAGCCCGTGCACTCATAGAAGAATTGACACGCTGTGATGGGCATTGTCTCGGTCGCCCGATGGCCGCACTCCGGGCAGGTCAAGACGCTTTCCAGCTTGACGTCACTCACCGCCAGTCCGCACCTTGGCCGGGAAGCCTGCTTCCGTGACTGCACGCGCGATTCCGGCTGCATCCGTCTGGCTCGATTCGAACGTCACCGTGACTGTTTCAGCCCGGGTGTCCACCTTCACATCGGCCACGCCCGGCACCTTCTCCAGCGCCTTCCTGATGGTGATGCCGCAGGCGGGACAGGTCATGTTCTCAGCATCGAGCATCACTACGGTTGCGGGCGTCGCAAGAGCGGCACCGACCGACAGAGCAGCCACCAGGGCCAGTATCCACTTGTGCATCGCGCCTCCTACAGAATCCAGACGATGTAATAGGGAAACAGCAGCAACAGGACGATGAGGGCTGTCGCCAACCAGAGCCAACGTCGCCTGCGTCGCAGAGCGTCCGGGGCGATGCAACTGCCATCCACACCGCACCGTGCCGCCGGTCGATACAGCATCCAAAACGCCACGGCCAAGGACAGTACGGCGGCGGCGCTGAACCAGGGCCTCAAGGGATCGAGAGCTGTCAGGGTGCCGATCCAGGCGCCACTGATGCCCAGCAGGACCAGCACCAGCGGCACGACGCAGCAGACCGATGCGCCAATGGCGGCGATGCTCGCGCCAACGATGGCTGGAACAGACGATTTGGCCGGGGTTGTTTGCATCAGAGCATACTAGCCTCTGTACCTAGGTACGGAGTCAAGCCGTGCGTCCGAACACGTTTACGATCAGCCAGCTGGCGGCGGCGGCCGACGTGCATGTCGAAACCGTGCGCTACTACCAGCGCCGTAGGCTGCTGCGTCAACCCGAGCGACCGATAGGAGGCGTGCGTCGTTACGACGAAAACGATGTCAATCGGCTTCAGTTCATCCGTCGCGCTCAGATGATGCAGGTACCAACAAGATTGATCACTGAGAACAGCGCGAGGTGATCGCTCAACCGACCTTGATGATCATCGCCAGCGAGCAAGCAGCCCGCAAGATCAGGACGCTGCTGGAACATCTTCCAGAACTCCCGACTCTCTGGCCACTCGACGGGCTTCATCGGCACCCTTCCGCTCGCTGTAGCGATCGACCAAGTAATCACTCCGCCCGCGCACCAGGAGCGTGAACTTGACCAACTCCTCCATTACGTCCACCACCCGGTCGAAGAACGGCGAAGCGCGCATGCGCCCCGCGTCGTCAAATTCCTGCCACGCCTTCGCGACCGACGACTGGTTGGGAATCGTCACCATCCGCATCCACCGTCCCAGCACGCGCAGGGCGTTGACCACGTTGAACGACTGCGAGCCGCCGCACACCTGCATGACCGCCAGCGTTCGTCCCTGGGTGGGTCGCACGCTACCGTCCTCGAGCGGCAGCCAGTCAATCTGGTTCTTGAATACGCCGGTGATCGTGCCGTGGCGCTCGGGCGACACCCAGACCTGGCCTTCCGACCACTGCGACCATTCGCGCAGCTGCTGCACTTTCGGGTGATCGCTGCCGACGCTGTCCAGCATGGGCAGGCCATGCGGATCGAACACCCGGGTTTCGGCGCCGAGGTGTCGCAGGATGCGCTCGGCTTCCAGTGCCAGCTTGCGGCTGTAGGACTGCGGTCGCAGGGAGCCGTACAAGAGAAGGATGCGTGGCGCTGGTGCCGTCGCGTCGACGCCGAGCGCGTCATGGCGAGGACCGGGAAGCAGGTCGGCGGCCAGATGAGGGAGGTCGAGGAGCACGGGTGATTGCAGTTCGTTATTCATTCGACTATTCTAGAATGATGGAAACGAATCAGGCAATCGCTGCGCTGACGGCGCTGGGCCACGCCACCCGGCTGGCGATCTTCCGGCTGCTGGTCGAGGCCGGCCCCAACGGCCGCATGGCCGGTGAAATTGCGGAAGCACTGGCCGTCCCTGGCGCAACCCTGTCATTCCACCTGAAGGAGCTCGTCCATGCCGGTCTGATCGGCAGCGAGAGCCGGGGGCGCAACGTCTGCTATCGCGCCAACTTCGAAGCCATGAACGAACTGGTCGCCTACCTGACCCACAACTGCTGCGTGGGCTCCGCGGATGAGAGCTGCCCCCCTGGTGCCGGGGCCGCCTGCGCCTGTTGATCCTCTCCCACCTGTCACTCGAGGAACCGCCCCGATGAAGCGTCGCGTCCTTTTCCTGTGCACCGGCAATTCCGCGCGCAGCGTGCTGGCCGAGGCCACGCTCCGCGCCTGGGCCGGCCACCGCTTCGAAGTCTTCAGCGCCGGCAGCCAGCCGGCCGGCACGGTCAACCCCTGGGCGCTTGCCCAACTGGCGGCCGAAGGCATTGCCACGGCAGGCCTGCGTAGCAAGTCCTGGGACGAGTTCACGACGCCGGACGCGGTACCGATGGATCTGGTGGTGACCGTCTGCGATTCGGCCGCGGCCGAAACCTGCCCCGTCGTGCTCGGGGACTTTCTTCGCGTGCACTGGGGGCTCCCGGACCCGGCAACCGTTGAAGGCGATGACGAGGACAAGCGGAAGGCATTCCGCCAGGCCCACCGCATCGTCAAGGCGCGACTGCAGGCTCTGCTGGCGCTGCCGACCGAGGTCTGGGATGATCGTGAAGCGTTGAAGGCGGCCCTCGACCGCATCGGCTTCGTACAACCTGAAGACGAGGCGGTCGCCCATGGCTGAGGCAGCGCCCCGCATGGGGCTGTTCGAACGCTACCTGACCCTGTGGGTCGCGCTGTGCATCGTGGTCGGCACCAGCCTGGGACATTTCTTGCCAAATGCTTTCGCAGCCCTCGGCGGCATGGAAGTCGCGAAGGTCAACCTGCCGGTGGCCGCACTGATCTGGCTGATGATCATCCCGATGCTGCTGAAGGTCGACTTCGGCGCCATGCGGGAAGTGGGCAGGCACTGGCGCGGCATCGGCGTCACCCTGTTCGTCAACTGGGCGGTCAAGCCGTTCTCGATGGCCCTGCTGGGCTGGTTCTTCCTGCGGCATGTCTTCGCCGACTGGCTCCCGGCGGACCAGATCGACTCCTACATGGCGGGGCTGATCCTGCTGGCCGCCGCACCCTGCACCGCCATGGTGTTCGTGTGGAGCAACCTGTGTCGCGGCGACGCGAACTTCACGCTCAGCCAGGTCGCGCTCAACGACGCCATCATGGTGGTGGCGTTCGCACCGCTGGTCGCCCTGCTGTTGGGACTGTCGTCGATCACCGTGCCCTGGGACACGCTGGCGCTGTCGGTGGGCCTCTACATCCTGTTGCCGGTGGCGGTGGCTATCGTCTTGCGTCGCTGGCTGCTTGTACGCGGCGGCGAGGCCAGGCTGGAACGGGTGCTCGCTCGTTTGGGACCTGTCTCGCTGGTTGCACTGCTGGCGACGCTGGTGCTGCTGTTCGGCTTCCAGGGAAGGCAGATCGTCGAGCAGCCCCTGATCATCGCGATCCTGGCGGTGCCGATCCTGATCCAGGTCTACTTCAACTCCGGGCTAGCCTACCTGCTCAACCGCAGGCTGGGTGTCGCCCATTGCGTGGCCGGACCGTCGGCGCTGATCGGGGCCAGCAATTTCTTCGAGCTGGCGGTCGCTACGGCGGTGGCCCTGTTTGGCGTGCACTCCGGCGCGGCGCTGGCTACCGTGGTCGGCGTGCTGATCGAGGTCCCCGTGATGCTATCAGTGGTCAGGATCGTCAACGGCACACGCCCGTGGTACGAGCGGCAGGTCAAAGCGTCGTAGAGCATGGACTGGACTTCCGTGTCGTTGACCTGATCACGATCAATTGGTTTGAGAGTTCAGAACCCATCGGTTTCGTGATGCCGACCTCTCGGCGCCATCAGAGTACTTCATCATCAGGCCGACCGGTCTCTCTCCGGTGCCATTCGAGGGTCGACGCTTGCACACCACCACCCCGCCGCAGATAACCCGACATATTCGCCAGCTGGTCCAGAGAGTGGTTCCTGGCGGCGTGGCGACCTACATGGTTGTCGAGCCCGAACCTGATGCGCTTGAAAAAGAGTGCTTCCCTAACGTCGAGGCGAAGATCGCGCGGGACGGCGGACGCATGCTCTGCGGTTGGCAGCTATGGGAATGGCCGCATGTGATGGTCGAAGCGGAGTTTCACGCGATCTGGCTGTCCCCTGACGGCCAGATGGTCGATGTCACGCCCAAGCTCCACCATGAAACCAAGGTCCTCTTCGTGTCTGACCCGCGACGCCGCTACACCGGCGCGACGGTCGACAACGTGCGCCTGCCGGTTCGCGATGACCAGTTGATCCGGCACTTCATCGGGGTGTCCGAAGCGATCACGCACGTGCTGAGTCGGGGCGTACCGACGGCCGACGGCCATGTCAGTGTCCCGGCGAACGAGATCGAACCGCTGCAGCAGGCGCAACAGTTCCTGGGACACGCGCTGCTGACCGGGCTGCGCGATCATCAGCCGTGTCTGTGCGGTGGTGGCCGCAAGTACAAGCGCTGCCATGGCCCCGAGCTGGAGCGCGCCTTCGCCCTGTAGCCCTCGCGGCATTCAGCGAAATTGTATACCCCCTCGCCCGCAGGTACCCTGCGTGGTCATGGTCCGCTTGCCCCGCCACCGCTGGTTCCCGCTCCTGCGCGTTTTCGCGCTGGGGCTGGTTGCGCTGGGATTGGTGCTGCAACCGGTCATGACAGCCGCCGGCGAGATGCACGAGCTCGCACACGACCCGTCGGGCATGCACAGCCACGGCCCGCATGCCAACGATATGGGCGCGGAGCTCACCGCGACAGGTGCGCACGATCAGGATGGATCGGAGACCTTGCACGTGCTTCTGGATTTTGCACATTGCTGTGGCGCAGCTGCGGCCGCAATGCCTGTCCTGGAGTCCTTGTCTGCTCTTCCGGTAGCCGGTCGGCTGGTGATTGAGAAGGCGTCGCTCCCACCGGCCGTACGCCTAGCGAGTCCGTTCAAGCCTCCGATCTTCGGATGACTGCGCCATCGGCCTGACGCCGACACCCGTCATTTCGATTCACCGGAGCAACCCCCATGCGTTTGCGATCAGCGGCATTGGCCGCGTTCGTCGTCGTGTGTGCCGTGGCATTTCCCACGCACGCCGCCGGCCCTCTTACTCTGGACGACGCATTTTTTCGCGTTGCCAGCACTCACCCCAATCTGCGCCTGTTTGGCGCCCGCCATGAGGCCCTGGCAGCCGAGTTGGAGCGAGCCTCCTTGCGCCCGGCGCTGGTTGCTGGCGCCGAACTCGAGAACATGCTGGGTCCCGGCCCGGCCAGCGGTCTCGACAGCGCCGAGATCACGCTGAGCCTAGCTTCCGTGCTGGAGCGGGGCGGCAAGCTCGATGCCCGCCGCACGCTCGCGCAGAGCCGCATCGACGCGCTGGCCATTGCGCGCGAGGCGCAGCGGTTGGATCTTCTGGCCGAAGTGGCCCGCCGCTACCTCGCGGTCGTCGGTGCGCAACGGCAAGGCGAGCTCGCGCAGTTGGACGTCGACCAGCGCGAGCGCACCGTCGCTGCGGCACGCCGGCGTCACGAGGCCGGTGCTTCGCCCGAGGCGGTCGTACTCACCGCCCAAGCTGCTCTGGCACGGGCCGAACTGGACGGGGCTCGGGCTCGACAGCGTGAGACAGCCGCCCGCCAACATCTCGCGGCCCTTTGGGGCGAGCGCAATCCGGCATTCGAGATCGCTGGGGGCGATCCGCTGGCAGTGCCGCAGGTCGCGGACTTCGCGGTACTCGCCGACTGGCTGCAACGCACCCCCGAGCTCGCGCAGTTCGTCGACCAGCAACGCATTGGCGAGGCGCGGTTGCAGCTGGCGCGCAGCGAGGCGACACCCGACCTCGACTGGCAAGTCGGCGTCCGGCGGATGGCGGATGGCGATGACTTCGCCCTGGTTGGCAGTGTCTCGATCCCGCTGGGCACCACCAGCCGCGCGCAACCGGGCATCCGTGCCGCACGCGCCGAGTTGACGGCGTTGGAAATCGAACGAGAGGCTACGGGTCTGTGGCTCTACTCCACCCTTGCCGAGGCGCATGGCCGCTTCGGTGTGGCGCGCCTGGAAGCGCAGCGGCTGGGTGAGGACGTGCTCCCACGCCTGGCAAAGGCCGAAGCCGCGGCCGCCACCGCGTATCGCGCAGGGGCGGCCAGCTATCTGGAGTGGTCGAGCTTGCAGGCAGAGCGCGCCGCGGCCCGGCGGCAACAATTGGAGGCGGCGCTGGAAGCCCAGCGTGCCCTGATCGAGATCCAGCGGCTGACCGGTCAGGCCTTCGTCGTCGGCCCTGGCCCGCACGACAACCAAGGAGCAACGCCATGAAGCCTACTCACTTGATCCCCGCGCTGGCGCTGGCGCTAAGCCTGGCGGCCTGTGGTGGTGACTCGGACCAGCCGGCGAATGGCGTCCATGCCGACGAGGCGGCTGACCAAGGCACAGAGGCCGACGATCACGGCCATGAGGCGGGTGAAGTCGCCAGCACGGTCATTCCGGCCGAGATCGCCGAGAAGTCCGGTATCAAGACGCGATCTGTCGGGCCCGGCGTGATTGCCGACGAGCACGAGGTGCAAGGCCTGCTGACCGCGGTCGATGGCCGTGTTGCCCAGATCTCCGCCCGCTTTCCCGGACCGATCCGTTCGCTGCGCGCCAATGCCGGCGACCAGGTTCGCGCCGGCCAGACGCTTGCGACGATCGAGAGCAACCTGAGCCTGAGCACCTACAGCGTGACCGCGCCGATCTCCGGTGTGATCGTCGAGCGCAATGCCTCGGTCGGCGGCCTGGCCAGCGAAGGCACTCCACTGTTCGAGATCGCCGACCTGTCCCAGCTCTGGGTCGACCTGCACATTTTCGGAGCCGACGCCCAGCACATCCAGCCGGGCGTGCCGGTAATGGTCACCCGCATGAGCGATGGCGAGGCGCTGCTCACCACGCTCGAACGTGTACTCCCGGGCATGGCCACGGCGAGCCAAAGCACTGTCGCCCGCGCGACGATCGACAACACCGACAGCCAGTGGCGTCCGGGAACCGCGGTCAAGGCGCGGATCACGGTCGCACAGCAGCCGGTTGATCTGGTGGTGCCGTTGACCGCGCTGCAGTCGATGGATGGCCGGGAAGCCGTGTTCGTTCGCGAGGGCGAGACATACCAGGCCCGACACGTCGAGCTCGGCGTGCGCGATGCCACGCAGGTGCAGATCCTGTCAGGCCTGAGCGTGGGCGAGGAGGTCGTGGTCGCGGAGAGCTACCTGATCAAGGCGGACATCGGCAAGGAGGGCGCGGCGCATGAGCACTGACGCCACAGCCCACCAGGCCGGGCTGGTGGAGCGACTCGTCCGCTTCTCGATCCGGCATCGCTGGATGATGCTGGTCCTGACCCTGGGCCTGATCGGAGGGGGCATCTGGAGCTTTACCAGGCTCCCGATCGATGCAACCCCCGACATCACCAACATCCAGGTGCAGATCAACACCGAGGCGCCCGGCTACTCGCCACTGGAGTCCGAGCAGCGAGTCACCTATCCGATTGAAACGGCGCTCGCCGGCTTGCCCCGGCTCGACTACACGCGCTCGCTGTCGCGATACGGCTTGTCGCAGGTCACCGTCGTGTTCGAGGACGGTACCGACCTGTACTTCGCCAGACAGCAGGTAGCCGAGCGCCTGCAGCAGATCCGCTCACAGATTCCCGAAGGGTTGGAGCCCGAAATGGGGCCGATCTCGACCGGGTTGGGCGAGATCTTCCTGTACACCGTC
This window contains:
- a CDS encoding GDCCVxC domain-containing (seleno)protein, which encodes MSDVKLESVLTCPECGHRATETMPITACQFFYECTGCGAVLRPHQGDCCVFCSFGTVPCPPIQQNNPCCG
- a CDS encoding heavy-metal-associated domain-containing protein, encoding MHKWILALVAALSVGAALATPATVVMLDAENMTCPACGITIRKALEKVPGVADVKVDTRAETVTVTFESSQTDAAGIARAVTEAGFPAKVRTGGE
- a CDS encoding mercuric transporter MerT family protein, which codes for MQTTPAKSSVPAIVGASIAAIGASVCCVVPLVLVLLGISGAWIGTLTALDPLRPWFSAAAVLSLAVAFWMLYRPAARCGVDGSCIAPDALRRRRRWLWLATALIVLLLLFPYYIVWIL
- a CDS encoding MerR family transcriptional regulator; translated protein: MRPNTFTISQLAAAADVHVETVRYYQRRRLLRQPERPIGGVRRYDENDVNRLQFIRRAQMMQVPTRLITENSAR
- the arsH gene encoding arsenical resistance protein ArsH, coding for MNNELQSPVLLDLPHLAADLLPGPRHDALGVDATAPAPRILLLYGSLRPQSYSRKLALEAERILRHLGAETRVFDPHGLPMLDSVGSDHPKVQQLREWSQWSEGQVWVSPERHGTITGVFKNQIDWLPLEDGSVRPTQGRTLAVMQVCGGSQSFNVVNALRVLGRWMRMVTIPNQSSVAKAWQEFDDAGRMRASPFFDRVVDVMEELVKFTLLVRGRSDYLVDRYSERKGADEARRVARESGVLEDVPAAS
- a CDS encoding ArsR/SmtB family transcription factor, which produces METNQAIAALTALGHATRLAIFRLLVEAGPNGRMAGEIAEALAVPGATLSFHLKELVHAGLIGSESRGRNVCYRANFEAMNELVAYLTHNCCVGSADESCPPGAGAACAC
- a CDS encoding arsenate reductase ArsC, translating into MKRRVLFLCTGNSARSVLAEATLRAWAGHRFEVFSAGSQPAGTVNPWALAQLAAEGIATAGLRSKSWDEFTTPDAVPMDLVVTVCDSAAAETCPVVLGDFLRVHWGLPDPATVEGDDEDKRKAFRQAHRIVKARLQALLALPTEVWDDREALKAALDRIGFVQPEDEAVAHG
- the arsB gene encoding ACR3 family arsenite efflux transporter, which gives rise to MGLFERYLTLWVALCIVVGTSLGHFLPNAFAALGGMEVAKVNLPVAALIWLMIIPMLLKVDFGAMREVGRHWRGIGVTLFVNWAVKPFSMALLGWFFLRHVFADWLPADQIDSYMAGLILLAAAPCTAMVFVWSNLCRGDANFTLSQVALNDAIMVVAFAPLVALLLGLSSITVPWDTLALSVGLYILLPVAVAIVLRRWLLVRGGEARLERVLARLGPVSLVALLATLVLLFGFQGRQIVEQPLIIAILAVPILIQVYFNSGLAYLLNRRLGVAHCVAGPSALIGASNFFELAVATAVALFGVHSGAALATVVGVLIEVPVMLSVVRIVNGTRPWYERQVKAS
- a CDS encoding SEC-C domain-containing protein, with translation MHTTTPPQITRHIRQLVQRVVPGGVATYMVVEPEPDALEKECFPNVEAKIARDGGRMLCGWQLWEWPHVMVEAEFHAIWLSPDGQMVDVTPKLHHETKVLFVSDPRRRYTGATVDNVRLPVRDDQLIRHFIGVSEAITHVLSRGVPTADGHVSVPANEIEPLQQAQQFLGHALLTGLRDHQPCLCGGGRKYKRCHGPELERAFAL
- a CDS encoding TolC family protein, which encodes MRLRSAALAAFVVVCAVAFPTHAAGPLTLDDAFFRVASTHPNLRLFGARHEALAAELERASLRPALVAGAELENMLGPGPASGLDSAEITLSLASVLERGGKLDARRTLAQSRIDALAIAREAQRLDLLAEVARRYLAVVGAQRQGELAQLDVDQRERTVAAARRRHEAGASPEAVVLTAQAALARAELDGARARQRETAARQHLAALWGERNPAFEIAGGDPLAVPQVADFAVLADWLQRTPELAQFVDQQRIGEARLQLARSEATPDLDWQVGVRRMADGDDFALVGSVSIPLGTTSRAQPGIRAARAELTALEIEREATGLWLYSTLAEAHGRFGVARLEAQRLGEDVLPRLAKAEAAAATAYRAGAASYLEWSSLQAERAAARRQQLEAALEAQRALIEIQRLTGQAFVVGPGPHDNQGATP
- a CDS encoding efflux RND transporter periplasmic adaptor subunit — translated: MKPTHLIPALALALSLAACGGDSDQPANGVHADEAADQGTEADDHGHEAGEVASTVIPAEIAEKSGIKTRSVGPGVIADEHEVQGLLTAVDGRVAQISARFPGPIRSLRANAGDQVRAGQTLATIESNLSLSTYSVTAPISGVIVERNASVGGLASEGTPLFEIADLSQLWVDLHIFGADAQHIQPGVPVMVTRMSDGEALLTTLERVLPGMATASQSTVARATIDNTDSQWRPGTAVKARITVAQQPVDLVVPLTALQSMDGREAVFVREGETYQARHVELGVRDATQVQILSGLSVGEEVVVAESYLIKADIGKEGAAHEH